A section of the Enterococcus montenegrensis genome encodes:
- a CDS encoding FusB/FusC family EF-G-binding protein, which translates to MNLEPYQFFALAKDIDDLINVYQSVNDKQTVNAVQALTTEKINTILPEDSAKKAALVQFILNPHLTKAAAERYLNELKEQVTPFVAPSAKQVEKVFRKTKKLRLPNFDAMDLKEHTYIGWNDPGQQQKFMLYYENGALKGLKGNFSSNILKNVCSICHKTSEVALFLATTKKGGDGTYTKRGNYICVDSDKCNHQLYDKQQLLDFANKVK; encoded by the coding sequence ATGAATTTAGAACCTTATCAATTTTTTGCTTTAGCAAAAGACATCGACGATTTGATTAATGTCTATCAATCCGTCAATGACAAACAAACAGTCAACGCCGTACAGGCTTTAACAACTGAAAAAATTAATACCATTTTGCCGGAAGATTCTGCAAAAAAAGCAGCATTGGTGCAATTTATTTTAAATCCACATTTGACAAAAGCCGCAGCTGAACGTTATTTAAACGAATTAAAAGAACAAGTGACGCCTTTTGTTGCGCCAAGTGCTAAACAAGTGGAAAAAGTCTTTCGCAAGACGAAAAAATTGCGTTTACCAAATTTTGACGCGATGGATCTAAAAGAGCACACCTATATTGGTTGGAACGATCCGGGGCAGCAGCAAAAATTTATGCTGTATTATGAAAATGGTGCCCTAAAAGGGTTAAAAGGCAATTTTTCTAGTAATATTTTGAAAAATGTTTGTTCCATTTGTCATAAAACCAGTGAAGTGGCGCTATTTTTAGCCACGACTAAAAAAGGCGGCGACGGTACGTATACCAAACGTGGTAACTATATTTGCGTCGACAGCGACAAATGCAATCATCAACTTTATGATAAGCAACAGTTGCTAGATTTTGCTAATAAAGTAAAATAA
- a CDS encoding amidohydrolase family protein has protein sequence MKTVLQNVRIETDYLKNAGFTYGTKTKKVAITFEDGVITAVSDSEESFDPKSAIIDGKNALVLPQLREMHVHFDKSKLGIPWYPVEPADSLVQRFTKEFEYLESAPLSFEERMKNLIELELAHGVTHFRSHIDIHPKVGQRYLESAQKVLSAYTDKLDYELVAFPQHGLLLSDAYDEMKTALRNGATLVGGVDPVSLDQNLALSLNQTFELATQFNVPMDLHIHERGDNARAFFSKLLELTKEANWQNKVTISHAYGLRDLAGTEQDELFSALAENGITIISSIPLNFVIPPLTKLKAAGVKTFIGCDNIYDCWSPFGNGDVMDKLNRYAEIFDQLSQEELTESLELVTGQKALALDGWLKVGMAANFTLVNADSTAEFVARKIPVSASYFNGKQVK, from the coding sequence ATGAAAACTGTACTTCAGAACGTCAGAATTGAAACAGATTATCTAAAAAACGCTGGTTTCACTTATGGAACCAAGACCAAAAAAGTAGCGATTACTTTTGAAGATGGTGTGATTACTGCTGTTAGTGATTCAGAGGAATCTTTTGATCCTAAAAGCGCCATAATTGATGGTAAAAATGCTTTAGTCCTACCGCAGTTACGCGAAATGCATGTGCATTTTGATAAAAGTAAATTAGGGATTCCTTGGTATCCCGTTGAACCAGCTGATAGCTTGGTGCAGCGTTTTACCAAAGAATTTGAATATTTAGAAAGTGCGCCTTTATCTTTTGAAGAGCGCATGAAAAACTTAATTGAATTAGAGCTGGCTCATGGTGTAACTCATTTTCGCTCCCACATCGACATTCATCCCAAGGTTGGCCAACGCTACTTGGAATCTGCGCAAAAAGTTTTAAGTGCGTATACTGATAAATTGGATTATGAATTGGTTGCTTTTCCGCAGCATGGTCTGCTTTTATCTGATGCCTATGATGAGATGAAAACAGCGCTGCGCAATGGTGCTACTTTAGTTGGCGGGGTCGATCCGGTCTCCCTTGACCAAAACTTAGCTCTTTCTTTAAATCAAACTTTTGAATTAGCCACTCAATTTAATGTGCCCATGGATTTACACATTCACGAACGCGGTGATAATGCGCGGGCATTCTTTTCTAAATTGTTGGAGCTGACCAAAGAAGCAAACTGGCAAAATAAAGTAACGATTAGTCACGCTTATGGTTTAAGAGACTTAGCTGGTACAGAACAAGATGAACTTTTTAGTGCCTTAGCAGAAAATGGGATTACGATTATTTCCAGCATTCCTTTAAATTTTGTTATTCCACCATTAACCAAACTAAAAGCTGCCGGTGTCAAAACCTTTATTGGCTGCGATAACATCTATGATTGCTGGTCACCTTTTGGCAATGGTGATGTGATGGATAAATTAAATCGCTATGCTGAAATTTTTGACCAACTATCACAAGAAGAATTAACCGAAAGTTTGGAACTTGTAACCGGCCAAAAAGCGCTGGCTTTAGACGGCTGGCTTAAAGTGGGGATGGCAGCTAATTTCACTTTAGTAAACGCTGACTCTACGGCAGAATTTGTCGCCCGTAAAATTCCGGTTTCGGCCAGTTACTTCAACGGAAAACAAGTAAAATAG
- a CDS encoding LCP family protein, translated as MKVLFIFDDGIFSTFFVYDLQDKGSLWRVSPEIMLHNITLGELYVKNSITDFLKYFSVAFSQSVTKYFILKKEEGLAAIKEAGLDTDGTLTITVEKDFTALKNGQKFLLGPQKLSLTEIDAYISYQIDEDKSFDVFSRQEDLIRFMKWKTVTPSLSAITQNLGTVKEHTKSNLGLRDMLKLGTGYLAKGNARMQKINVPTPGSYTVSGDFPYRLDKINWAKNTIQLHRDLQA; from the coding sequence ATGAAAGTTTTATTTATTTTTGATGACGGTATTTTTTCAACTTTTTTTGTTTATGATTTGCAGGATAAGGGTTCTTTATGGCGCGTTAGTCCTGAAATCATGCTCCACAACATTACCTTGGGAGAATTGTATGTTAAAAATTCGATCACTGATTTTTTAAAATACTTCTCGGTTGCATTTTCTCAGTCGGTAACAAAATACTTCATCTTGAAAAAAGAAGAGGGATTAGCCGCGATTAAAGAAGCCGGTCTGGATACAGATGGCACCTTAACGATTACAGTTGAAAAAGATTTTACCGCTTTAAAAAACGGACAAAAATTTTTATTAGGTCCGCAAAAGTTGTCTTTGACAGAAATTGACGCCTATATTAGCTATCAAATTGACGAAGATAAGTCTTTTGACGTTTTTAGCCGCCAGGAAGATTTGATTCGTTTTATGAAATGGAAGACCGTCACGCCCAGTCTTAGCGCTATTACGCAAAATTTGGGTACAGTCAAAGAGCACACCAAAAGCAATCTCGGCTTACGAGATATGTTAAAACTTGGTACAGGTTATTTGGCCAAAGGCAACGCCCGCATGCAAAAAATAAATGTTCCCACCCCAGGAAGTTACACCGTATCCGGTGATTTTCCTTATCGCTTAGACAAAATAAATTGGGCCAAAAATACCATTCAGCTCCATCGGGATTTACAAGCTTAA
- a CDS encoding SPFH domain-containing protein, translating into MIIIVEQGEVKVVESFGKYVKSLDPGLHFLIPVLYNVKQRVSLKQIPIQIDPQSVITKDNVIVEIDEAIKYHVTDVRAFVYDNQNSVVSMIQDCQSNLRGIIGKMDLNEVLNGTEEINVALFESVKDITAGYGLSIDRINIGEISVSDEIVNSMNKLITASRDKESLITISEGKKQSVILDSEAKASEMEIDAAARAKQTKIDATARAERIKIDAAAEAERIRVVTEAEKQRIKEINQAIQESELDEKMLSYLGIEAFKHVVENNHNTVILPSNLTEIGNIPAIKQVWDATDKK; encoded by the coding sequence ATGATTATTATCGTCGAGCAAGGGGAAGTCAAAGTCGTTGAAAGCTTTGGGAAGTATGTGAAATCGCTTGATCCGGGTTTACATTTTTTGATCCCCGTTTTGTACAACGTCAAGCAGCGGGTTTCTTTAAAACAAATTCCGATTCAAATTGATCCGCAAAGCGTAATCACAAAAGACAATGTTATCGTTGAAATTGATGAAGCGATTAAATATCACGTAACCGACGTCCGTGCTTTTGTGTACGATAACCAAAATTCTGTAGTTTCCATGATCCAAGATTGTCAGTCTAATTTACGGGGCATCATTGGGAAAATGGATTTAAACGAAGTCTTAAATGGGACCGAAGAAATCAATGTAGCGCTATTTGAAAGTGTCAAAGATATTACGGCGGGCTACGGCTTGTCCATTGACCGCATTAATATTGGGGAAATTTCAGTTTCCGATGAAATCGTGAATTCCATGAACAAGCTCATCACAGCTAGCCGCGACAAAGAATCCTTGATCACAATTTCAGAAGGTAAAAAACAATCTGTCATTTTGGACTCTGAAGCCAAAGCCTCTGAGATGGAAATTGATGCCGCCGCGCGGGCCAAGCAAACCAAAATTGATGCCACTGCCAGAGCGGAGCGCATTAAAATCGATGCCGCTGCTGAAGCCGAGCGCATTCGCGTCGTAACAGAAGCTGAAAAACAACGTATTAAAGAGATCAACCAAGCCATCCAAGAGAGTGAATTGGATGAAAAAATGTTATCTTATTTAGGCATTGAAGCCTTTAAACACGTGGTGGAAAATAATCACAATACGGTTATCCTACCAAGTAACTTAACGGAAATCGGCAATATTCCAGCCATTAAACAAGTTTGGGACGCAACCGATAAAAAATAA